In Uloborus diversus isolate 005 unplaced genomic scaffold, Udiv.v.3.1 scaffold_722, whole genome shotgun sequence, one genomic interval encodes:
- the LOC129233787 gene encoding protein krueppel-like gives MKFSWSSALKAHLRIHTNEKPYFCDCCKKRFSQSSNLKRHLRIHTGEKTYSCDVSFSQFSNLKRHLLIHTNEKPYTCKYCKKTFSQSSSLKRH, from the exons atgaaattttcttggaGCTCAGCTTTGAAagcacatttgaggatacacactaatgaaaagccgtATTTTTGCGATTGTTGTAAAAAGAGATTTTCCCAGAGTTCAAATTTAAAgcgacatttgaggatacacactggGGAAAAGACCTACTCTTGTGACGTTT CCTTTTCtcagttttcaaatttgaaaagacatttattgatacacactaatgaaaaaccatatactTGCAAGTAttgcaaaaagacattttctcaaagttcaagtttaaaaagacat